The Colias croceus chromosome 2, ilColCroc2.1 region GTACGGTATACCTGAACGCCCACACACACTTCAGCCTTCAGGTGATCTGTGTAGACATACCTTTACGGTAAACTGTAGCGTATATGACTTAAATTAGTCATATAatcttgtttcatttatttaccttGGCACTTCATTAGAATTAAGATCCTGAGTAGATTCAGGGACCGGAGCAGGATTGTTGCCAGGTTTGTTCGGTGTTTGAGTCTGTAAAATACAGTGCgcttatcataataattataacactaaaacaacaaaattctatatatttaggtaatctttaataaaaatattattccgTGTCATTCCTGAGAATAAAgtatgtattgttttttagtttttattacgATAAAGACGTATGGATGAGTATTTTAATAGAACTATATAGGTAATACCTGTATATTAGTGTTCGGTGATCGACCTCTATGCACGCGTATGGGAGGCGGGGCAGCCAGTGCACGAAGTATATATCCATACATTACTATCATCATGCCCGCTGGCAGGTAGAACGAGAACGATATACTGAAAAACACGTAGCTGGAAAAGGACAAAATATTTCGGTTTTAAccattataatacaataactATTAGATGATGAGAATGACTAGCAACATGAAAGGTAAGATAAGactgaattttttatatttataggtaaGTACATAAATCTTAAGGATTATACACATATACACATACCCAATATTAGTGTTAACAGTACATGCTTTAGCCATTTCTCCCGGATGAAAGTGTCGTGGTGAAGGAATAAACGCAGTTGGCAGCGCCACCGCACTGGCAATCGGCCAGACGGCATAGGCGAGCAGTCTGGCCCTCTCGCCGCGTCTGGCACGAGCGAGCGGTGCTGTAATGCCAGACCAACGTTCCCAGCCGAGCACACAGAGGGACAGGATGGACGCAGTGCAGCATAACACGTCCATTGTGCTCCAGAACGCGCAAACCATGCGGGctgaaacatattttattcagtGTAGTTACGTTACATGTAGTTGACAAAGACAGCATTAATTCAATGTTTCATACGAATGTaataacttcaataaaattaaactattcTTATGTCATGAGAAACTATGCACTATTTCTTATGCGATGAGCCAGACGGAATAGGCAAAAATTCTGGTAACCTCGCCGCCATCATCAACGTTTTATGtctaaagacatttattcctcACTAACGATAGCTTTCATTCTAAACACAAATATTAACTGCAATAAAAGCACTCACGCAAATGAAACACAAACAGCTCCCTAGCCGCCGCAATGGGCAGCACCACCAGACCCACCAAAAGGTCTGCTACCACCAGACTGGTCAGCGGGAAGTGTGTGGGAGACCGCTTCACCTTGCACAACGCTATCACCACTGAGAGATTCCCGATCACGGTTGCCACGGTGATGATGGCCATGACCGTAGCGAACAC contains the following coding sequences:
- the LOC123705128 gene encoding tyramine receptor 1-like isoform X1, which gives rise to MHPRGEVTTGWWVFATVMAIITVATVIGNLSVVIALCKVKRSPTHFPLTSLVVADLLVGLVVLPIAAARELFVFHLPRMVCAFWSTMDVLCCTASILSLCVLGWERWSGITAPLARARRGERARLLAYAVWPIASAVALPTAFIPSPRHFHPGEMAKACTVNTNIGYVFFSISFSFYLPAGMMIVMYGYILRALAAPPPIRVHRGRSPNTNIQTQTPNKPGNNPAPVPESTQDLNSNEVPRYSTPKGRKLNIPGTSKRIPIPSPLKSPRAFRGFMSRQRRATRTIIKLMGLFLVCWTPFFVMLPVDSLFDCVWDTTWQWCTWLGYLNSALNPLVYSAASPSVRRAFQASCTSSNDMAMTYREKRSDGNCVCMCILNYTSLPPAASPAFSKTI
- the LOC123705128 gene encoding tyramine receptor 1-like isoform X2, with the translated sequence MAIITVATVIGNLSVVIALCKVKRSPTHFPLTSLVVADLLVGLVVLPIAAARELFVFHLPRMVCAFWSTMDVLCCTASILSLCVLGWERWSGITAPLARARRGERARLLAYAVWPIASAVALPTAFIPSPRHFHPGEMAKACTVNTNIGYVFFSISFSFYLPAGMMIVMYGYILRALAAPPPIRVHRGRSPNTNIQTQTPNKPGNNPAPVPESTQDLNSNEVPRYSTPKGRKLNIPGTSKRIPIPSPLKSPRAFRGFMSRQRRATRTIIKLMGLFLVCWTPFFVMLPVDSLFDCVWDTTWQWCTWLGYLNSALNPLVYSAASPSVRRAFQASCTSSNDMAMTYREKRSDGNCVCMCILNYTSLPPAASPAFSKTI